One segment of Bradyrhizobium sp. CB2312 DNA contains the following:
- the arfB gene encoding alternative ribosome rescue aminoacyl-tRNA hydrolase ArfB, which translates to MLRISRDLVIDEDDIEIGFVRASGPGGQNVNKVATSAQLRFDTSKLAIPEDAAIRLTRIAGQRMTKDGVIVIHAQRFRTQERNRQDAIDRLVEILKEAMVRPTPRRATRPTFASKQRRLDGKKRRSDVKAGRGGRFDD; encoded by the coding sequence ATGCTGCGGATATCCCGCGATCTCGTCATCGACGAGGACGACATCGAGATCGGCTTTGTCCGCGCCTCCGGCCCGGGCGGTCAGAACGTCAACAAGGTCGCGACCTCGGCCCAGTTGCGTTTTGACACAAGCAAGCTGGCGATCCCGGAGGACGCAGCCATCCGGCTCACCCGCATCGCCGGCCAGCGCATGACCAAGGACGGCGTGATCGTGATCCACGCGCAGCGTTTCCGCACCCAGGAGCGCAACCGCCAGGACGCCATCGACCGCCTCGTCGAGATCCTCAAGGAGGCCATGGTGCGCCCGACGCCGCGCCGTGCGACGCGGCCGACCTTCGCCTCCAAGCAGCGCCGGCTCGACGGCAAGAAGCGCCGCAGCGACGTCAAGGCCGGCCGAGGCGGCCGCTTCGACGATTAG